A DNA window from Candidatus Baltobacteraceae bacterium contains the following coding sequences:
- a CDS encoding SpoIIE family protein phosphatase: protein MRLPDRRRRETTLERRYLSFLAEVGRILGETLPYEATLQRVCDAAVNTLADTATMYLYDEDRELQLVAAADVHRAHSEHLRDRAAALLGDASGPRTFLESVIQKGSGMLVARVDDRSLDAVAVSPEHAQYLREGGVSSFIVVPLVAAESEVLGALGLVYTKESGLHYDDDALILAEDLGRRCGAAIAKVKTIETAVDVSTRFQYEALPKSLPQIAGLEFDSFYEPASSAMLVGGDWFDAFMLSDGKVGITIGDVSGHGVKAAALMSNLRCALRIAMLMESNLANVLAAADLLVRQEFGSSMFATANIGVLDAAARTLSCVAAGHPGPLCWNGLDRSAGDPFLERGLPLGFRDLAKTNGDAQTVDLNTYSFIVFFTDGLLEAERDYIGGEARLTRAIAQRAIRESAHPAKALRSAVVGRRHPDDIAVLTLRVRS, encoded by the coding sequence ATGCGATTACCCGACCGGCGGCGGCGCGAAACAACCCTCGAACGGCGATATCTGAGTTTCTTGGCGGAAGTCGGCCGGATCCTCGGCGAGACACTGCCGTACGAAGCAACTCTGCAGCGTGTGTGTGACGCAGCCGTGAACACGCTTGCCGACACGGCGACAATGTATCTCTACGACGAGGACCGCGAGCTGCAGCTCGTCGCCGCCGCGGACGTACATCGAGCGCACTCGGAACACCTTCGCGACCGTGCGGCTGCACTGCTGGGCGATGCGTCCGGTCCGCGTACCTTCCTGGAGTCCGTCATTCAAAAGGGTTCGGGAATGCTCGTCGCTCGGGTGGACGATCGTTCTCTCGATGCGGTTGCCGTCAGTCCCGAACACGCGCAATACCTCCGCGAGGGGGGCGTCTCGTCGTTTATCGTCGTTCCGCTAGTGGCGGCCGAATCAGAGGTGCTCGGCGCGCTGGGGCTCGTATATACGAAGGAAAGCGGGCTGCACTACGATGACGACGCGCTGATCTTAGCCGAGGACCTCGGGCGGCGATGCGGCGCCGCCATTGCTAAAGTGAAAACGATCGAAACCGCGGTCGACGTGTCGACCCGGTTTCAGTACGAGGCGCTTCCGAAGTCGCTGCCCCAAATCGCGGGCTTGGAATTCGATTCGTTTTACGAACCGGCATCGAGCGCGATGCTGGTCGGCGGCGATTGGTTCGACGCGTTCATGCTCTCCGACGGGAAGGTGGGCATTACGATCGGCGACGTGTCGGGACACGGCGTTAAGGCCGCGGCCCTCATGAGCAACCTTCGCTGCGCGCTACGCATTGCGATGCTAATGGAATCGAATCTTGCTAATGTGTTGGCGGCAGCCGATCTGCTCGTGCGTCAAGAGTTCGGATCGAGCATGTTCGCGACCGCAAACATCGGCGTCCTGGACGCGGCCGCGCGCACGCTCAGTTGTGTGGCAGCGGGACACCCCGGACCGTTATGCTGGAATGGCCTCGATCGCTCCGCAGGCGATCCGTTCCTCGAACGGGGTTTGCCGTTGGGTTTTCGCGATTTGGCCAAGACGAACGGCGACGCGCAGACGGTCGACCTGAACACGTATTCGTTCATCGTATTCTTCACCGATGGATTGCTGGAGGCGGAACGAGATTACATCGGCGGAGAAGCGCGCCTCACGCGAGCCATCGCCCAGCGGGCGATTCGCGAATCCGCGCATCCGGCAAAAGCCCTTCGCTCGGCGGTCGTTGGCCGTCGTCATCCCGACGACATTGCCGTATTGACCTTACGCGTCCGATCATAA
- a CDS encoding S53 family peptidase, translating into MKNVLALACLGAAILTASCARNTASSVLPAAPGAAADFTTKDVAAGDVSSPRGWTATATHAVRVSFANDKSAAARLPETQPMRIVVGLRMRDPKGAQDAVRRHELMTPDQFTAAFNPTRGQAEEVASYLREQGFKQVTIEPNNLIVTGIASAKHVESAFHTTIRATQGNGGFVYANVTPALVPEKFHKTVLAVLGLQNVYAMHTHILKTQRAFAPMAMHPSAAGTPPPCLEVVNGVCEFGEYGPTQYQTAYNANCTGCTTGSNTVVAVMAEGNVSQVVVDLRTAETFWGLPKIPYYVKKVGVSSTDTAGMDEWDLDTQSSSGIAQTVKALYLYDTTSLTDSDTSLEFNHWATDNLARAGNASFGEPEDLAYADGAMQLDDEIFNQAAGQGQTMFASTGDNGEGCPVIAATGVPNTGLPTVCYPAASPYVVAVGGTTLDTTANGQEPGAYYGEHVWVGTGGGVSKWETAPYWQTNGICALCTAGKGIADIAMCADNNGCPMDVFIDGAQTGVGGTSLASPLSMGLWARLESHWSNNLGFAAPVYYGVYAYYEPCPMGSTGCKPSGVPGSDTAALPPDTTDSIGGFHDILFGSNGVPSSALPGWDTPTGLGSVNYRAMQSAVGHSLFSGH; encoded by the coding sequence ATGAAAAACGTTCTAGCGCTCGCCTGCTTGGGCGCCGCAATACTCACGGCGTCCTGCGCGCGAAACACTGCCTCTTCCGTCTTACCGGCGGCGCCGGGCGCCGCCGCCGACTTTACCACGAAAGACGTCGCCGCCGGCGACGTCAGCTCCCCGCGCGGCTGGACCGCGACGGCGACGCACGCCGTGCGCGTCAGCTTTGCAAACGATAAGTCCGCAGCGGCACGGCTGCCCGAAACGCAGCCCATGCGCATCGTCGTCGGCCTGCGCATGCGCGATCCCAAAGGCGCGCAGGACGCCGTGCGCCGCCACGAGCTGATGACGCCCGATCAGTTCACCGCCGCGTTCAATCCAACGCGCGGCCAAGCCGAAGAAGTGGCATCGTACTTGCGCGAGCAGGGGTTCAAGCAGGTCACGATCGAGCCGAATAATCTGATCGTGACCGGGATCGCGAGCGCCAAACACGTCGAATCGGCGTTCCACACGACCATTCGCGCGACGCAGGGCAACGGCGGCTTCGTCTATGCCAACGTCACGCCCGCGCTCGTCCCCGAGAAGTTCCACAAAACCGTGCTCGCCGTACTCGGCTTGCAAAACGTCTACGCGATGCACACGCACATCCTCAAGACGCAGCGCGCGTTCGCGCCGATGGCGATGCATCCGTCGGCCGCCGGCACCCCGCCGCCGTGCCTGGAAGTCGTCAACGGCGTGTGCGAGTTCGGCGAATACGGTCCGACGCAGTATCAAACCGCCTACAATGCCAACTGCACCGGCTGCACCACCGGCTCCAATACCGTTGTGGCCGTGATGGCCGAAGGGAACGTCAGCCAAGTTGTCGTCGATCTGCGTACGGCCGAGACGTTCTGGGGTCTGCCGAAGATTCCGTATTACGTCAAGAAGGTCGGCGTCTCGAGCACCGATACGGCGGGTATGGACGAATGGGATCTCGACACGCAAAGCTCCAGCGGTATCGCTCAAACCGTCAAAGCGCTCTACCTTTACGATACGACGTCGCTGACCGATTCCGATACGTCGCTCGAGTTCAATCACTGGGCGACCGACAATCTGGCGCGAGCCGGCAACGCGTCGTTCGGTGAGCCCGAAGACTTGGCATATGCCGACGGTGCGATGCAGCTCGACGACGAGATCTTCAATCAAGCCGCCGGACAAGGTCAGACGATGTTCGCGTCGACCGGCGACAACGGCGAAGGCTGTCCGGTCATTGCCGCAACCGGCGTACCGAATACCGGTCTTCCCACCGTCTGTTATCCCGCGGCGTCGCCCTACGTCGTCGCCGTCGGCGGAACGACGTTAGATACCACCGCCAACGGACAAGAACCCGGCGCGTACTACGGCGAGCACGTGTGGGTTGGCACCGGCGGCGGCGTCAGCAAGTGGGAAACGGCGCCGTATTGGCAGACCAACGGTATCTGCGCGCTGTGCACCGCGGGTAAAGGTATCGCCGATATCGCGATGTGCGCCGACAACAACGGCTGTCCGATGGACGTCTTCATTGACGGCGCGCAAACCGGCGTCGGTGGGACGAGTCTCGCATCGCCGCTGTCGATGGGGCTTTGGGCGCGGCTCGAGTCGCACTGGAGTAACAACCTCGGCTTTGCGGCACCGGTGTACTACGGCGTGTACGCATACTACGAGCCGTGTCCGATGGGTTCGACGGGCTGCAAGCCCTCGGGCGTACCGGGCAGCGACACGGCCGCGCTGCCGCCGGACACGACCGATTCCATTGGGGGTTTCCACGACATCCTGTTCGGTTCCAACGGCGTACCGTCGTCGGCATTGCCGGGATGGGATACGCCGACCGGGCTTGGCTCGGTCAACTATCGCGCCATGCAAAGCGCGGTCGGACACTCCTTGTTCTCCGGACACTAA
- a CDS encoding DUF1330 domain-containing protein: protein MAAYIIANIHVKDPERYEAYKVQAAASIAAHGGRYLARGGKHEVLEGRWSPHRLVILEFDTYEAAIEWYESQEYDSPKALRLQIADSEIVVLEGL, encoded by the coding sequence TTGGCTGCTTATATCATCGCAAACATTCACGTAAAAGACCCCGAACGTTACGAGGCGTATAAGGTGCAGGCAGCAGCGTCGATCGCGGCGCACGGCGGCCGCTATCTCGCGCGCGGCGGAAAACATGAAGTGCTCGAGGGCCGCTGGTCGCCGCATCGGCTCGTCATCCTCGAATTCGATACGTACGAGGCCGCGATCGAATGGTACGAGTCGCAGGAGTACGATTCGCCTAAAGCGCTGCGCCTGCAGATCGCCGACTCGGAAATTGTGGTCTTAGAAGGCTTGTAA
- a CDS encoding S53 family serine peptidase, translating into MVKRPYVASALALAFAVTGCQGGSGLNGANTLPSTNSPATNPGDAAATKVAPARTLLRAAPHGVRTYVFLPLRNRKELEELVREQSSKDSPMYHRFLSVAQFRAKYGPTASDLQTAARALQSKGFTATITSQGVVADAPRSTVERVFALHLKPRTGVEGMKVTPLIADRLPTVPRELKRIHAQVAAFAPVPVMKPMFAMVSKKPIAPQNRYGPSEPFYWYDDLKQAYTYPSYTSENGAGRTIAIVAASDFLDSDVAAYFGHEGLAVPNIVRRPVDGGGAPFNINSGTSDEVSLDVQQSAGSAPGATVMVYEAPDATFFPSFADMYTAIDEDNQADVVSTSFGLCELFFTAAYNGGQDLTGPYLGFFHDLFLQGNAQGITFAEASGDNGAQGGDCTDVSGANATFGVSAWANDPNVTGVGGTNLVTSSIPGSLQSTYVSENAYHDNFLPGDGFANGAIWGSGGGVSTIWTKPAYQNIVKTGSKMRTVPDLAMMMGGCPGGSAPPCGTSAVASQRSAFVTALAGGLYLFIGTSGASPEFAGLQAIQDQTLGGRAGNVNQLIYVLAVAGHNGPRPVFHSNIPGNNGYPSTPGYNYVVGNGTPYGSRYALSPFGPLAGDPQTSSNP; encoded by the coding sequence ATGGTTAAACGTCCATACGTAGCGAGTGCGTTGGCGCTGGCGTTTGCAGTGACCGGCTGTCAGGGAGGCAGCGGTCTCAACGGCGCAAACACGCTCCCGTCAACGAACTCTCCAGCAACGAATCCAGGTGATGCGGCGGCAACTAAAGTTGCTCCGGCGCGCACGCTTCTCCGCGCGGCTCCGCACGGCGTCCGCACGTACGTCTTTCTGCCGCTGCGCAATCGAAAAGAGCTCGAAGAGCTCGTCAGAGAGCAGAGCAGCAAAGATTCGCCGATGTACCATCGGTTTCTGAGCGTCGCGCAGTTCCGCGCGAAGTACGGACCCACCGCGTCCGATCTGCAGACTGCGGCGCGCGCATTGCAAAGTAAAGGGTTTACGGCGACGATCACGTCGCAGGGCGTGGTCGCCGACGCGCCCCGTTCCACCGTGGAGCGCGTGTTCGCGCTGCATTTGAAGCCGCGCACCGGCGTGGAGGGCATGAAAGTCACGCCGCTGATAGCCGATCGGCTGCCGACGGTTCCGCGCGAGCTCAAGAGGATTCACGCGCAGGTGGCGGCATTCGCACCGGTACCGGTGATGAAGCCAATGTTCGCGATGGTCAGTAAGAAGCCGATCGCGCCGCAGAACCGTTACGGCCCGAGCGAACCTTTCTATTGGTACGACGATCTCAAGCAGGCGTACACGTATCCCTCGTATACGAGCGAGAACGGCGCCGGCAGAACGATAGCCATCGTAGCGGCCAGCGACTTCCTCGACTCCGACGTCGCCGCTTACTTCGGCCACGAGGGCCTAGCTGTACCGAACATCGTTCGTCGCCCGGTCGACGGGGGCGGAGCACCGTTCAACATCAACAGCGGTACCTCGGACGAAGTCTCGCTCGACGTGCAGCAGTCGGCAGGCTCCGCTCCGGGTGCGACCGTGATGGTATATGAAGCGCCCGACGCGACCTTCTTCCCGTCGTTCGCCGATATGTATACCGCAATCGACGAAGACAACCAGGCCGACGTCGTGAGTACGTCGTTCGGACTCTGCGAGCTGTTCTTCACGGCCGCCTATAACGGCGGTCAAGACTTAACCGGGCCATACCTCGGATTCTTCCACGATCTCTTCTTGCAAGGTAACGCGCAAGGGATCACGTTCGCGGAAGCGTCCGGCGACAACGGCGCGCAAGGCGGCGATTGCACCGATGTGAGCGGCGCCAACGCAACGTTCGGCGTCTCGGCGTGGGCCAACGACCCCAACGTCACCGGCGTCGGCGGCACCAATCTCGTAACGTCGTCGATCCCCGGTTCGCTGCAATCGACGTACGTGAGCGAGAACGCGTACCACGACAATTTCCTACCCGGAGACGGATTCGCCAACGGCGCGATCTGGGGATCCGGCGGCGGCGTCAGCACGATCTGGACGAAGCCCGCATACCAGAACATCGTGAAGACGGGATCGAAAATGCGTACCGTTCCGGACCTTGCAATGATGATGGGCGGCTGTCCGGGCGGATCGGCTCCCCCGTGCGGAACGAGCGCGGTTGCGTCGCAACGCAGCGCCTTCGTAACCGCACTAGCGGGCGGCCTGTATCTCTTCATCGGAACCAGCGGAGCGTCTCCTGAGTTTGCCGGATTGCAGGCAATCCAAGACCAGACTCTCGGCGGCCGGGCAGGCAACGTGAATCAGCTGATCTACGTGCTTGCAGTTGCGGGGCACAACGGTCCGCGTCCCGTCTTCCATAGCAACATCCCCGGCAATAACGGCTATCCGTCGACGCCGGGCTACAACTACGTCGTCGGTAACGGAACGCCGTACGGATCGCGTTACGCGCTCAGTCCGTTCGGCCCGCTAGCCGGCGATCCGCAAACTTCATCGAACCCATAA
- a CDS encoding FAD-dependent oxidoreductase: MQYERLFSPVKLGSRTAKNRIVSTPHGTNLAVGGKPSPELIAYHTAKAAGGCGTVMMFGSAAVSELTPIMDNHVNLWRDDVEAPLRAAADAVHAHGALAFVQMTSLGRRTFAQIDLTGRGPSDTSGEVTPEISHVLTIREIERIVKDYGKSAKRLKDCGYDGCDLAFYDDQLPDQFWNPAINKRTDKYGGSLENRMRFSHEVLEAIRSAVGRDFVVGARVSGDDRMKPGIARDELLDIISRLDKTGALDYFTVTGGTIEGYKSRGYNIPSSYYPRKTFADLASVVRDRVGATIILTGRIVTPDDGEAVLASGVADLVGMTRAMIADNDMPRKAQEGRAHEIRTCMGSNEGCIDRLYFGLPVRCVQNAVIGRELQYLKLEPAAQPKRVAVVGGGPAGMETARIAAQRGHTVVLYERARELGGAIRVASKAPQWENYRSIVEWLEAELGRQNVTVHAERAIAPDDLDKLEADAVVFATGGIARTPYLDVDPKANVCTVGDVLAGRATPNGRCVVLDETGYTPGPKAADALAQAGHDVEIVTRQYSLGETIGITLRAPLYEQLLRNNVTVTPLHAPVRVTANGVVLRHVLTDAERTIAADTVVFASGGRGDDALYEAYVARFGDANAYLIGDAFAPRRLRTAIAEGAATGRAL, encoded by the coding sequence GTGCAGTACGAACGGCTTTTCAGCCCCGTAAAACTGGGCTCTCGCACGGCGAAAAATCGCATCGTCTCGACGCCGCACGGTACCAATCTGGCCGTGGGCGGAAAACCCTCGCCCGAACTCATCGCCTATCACACGGCCAAGGCGGCCGGCGGCTGCGGCACGGTGATGATGTTCGGCAGCGCGGCGGTGAGCGAGCTCACGCCGATTATGGACAACCATGTGAATCTCTGGCGCGACGACGTCGAAGCGCCGTTGCGCGCGGCCGCCGATGCGGTGCACGCGCACGGCGCGCTCGCGTTCGTGCAGATGACGTCGCTGGGCAGGAGAACGTTCGCTCAAATCGATCTCACCGGACGCGGCCCGTCGGATACGTCGGGCGAGGTTACGCCGGAAATCTCGCACGTGTTGACGATTCGAGAAATCGAGCGCATCGTAAAAGACTACGGAAAGTCGGCAAAGCGTCTCAAGGATTGCGGCTACGACGGCTGCGATCTCGCCTTCTACGACGATCAGCTTCCCGACCAGTTTTGGAATCCGGCGATCAATAAACGGACCGACAAGTACGGCGGCTCGCTGGAAAACCGCATGCGCTTTTCGCATGAGGTGCTCGAAGCGATCCGCTCGGCAGTCGGACGCGACTTCGTCGTCGGGGCGCGCGTCTCGGGCGACGACCGCATGAAGCCGGGGATCGCTCGCGACGAGTTGCTCGACATTATCTCGCGGCTGGATAAGACCGGCGCCCTTGACTACTTCACCGTGACCGGCGGTACGATCGAAGGCTACAAGTCGCGCGGCTACAACATCCCGTCGTCGTACTACCCCCGTAAGACGTTTGCCGATCTCGCGTCGGTCGTGCGGGACCGCGTCGGCGCGACCATCATTCTTACCGGGCGCATCGTGACGCCCGACGATGGCGAAGCCGTGCTTGCCTCCGGCGTCGCCGACCTCGTCGGCATGACGCGCGCGATGATCGCCGACAACGATATGCCGCGCAAGGCGCAAGAAGGCCGCGCGCACGAGATTCGCACGTGCATGGGCTCCAACGAAGGCTGCATCGATCGCTTGTATTTCGGGCTGCCGGTACGCTGCGTGCAAAACGCCGTCATCGGTCGCGAGCTCCAGTACTTGAAGCTCGAGCCGGCGGCGCAGCCCAAGCGCGTCGCTGTAGTCGGCGGTGGGCCCGCCGGCATGGAGACGGCGCGCATCGCGGCGCAGCGCGGACATACGGTCGTACTCTACGAGCGCGCACGCGAGCTCGGCGGCGCCATTCGCGTGGCATCGAAAGCGCCGCAGTGGGAAAATTATCGCTCGATCGTCGAGTGGCTCGAGGCCGAGCTCGGCCGGCAAAACGTGACGGTGCACGCGGAACGCGCGATCGCACCGGACGACTTGGACAAGCTCGAGGCCGACGCGGTGGTCTTCGCCACCGGCGGCATCGCGCGCACGCCCTATCTCGACGTGGATCCCAAAGCGAACGTCTGCACCGTCGGCGACGTGCTCGCGGGACGTGCGACACCCAACGGACGCTGCGTGGTTCTGGACGAGACCGGGTATACGCCCGGGCCTAAAGCGGCCGACGCGCTCGCGCAAGCCGGTCACGACGTCGAGATCGTCACGCGCCAGTACAGCCTCGGCGAAACGATCGGCATCACCCTGCGCGCTCCGCTGTACGAGCAGTTGTTACGCAACAACGTGACGGTCACCCCGCTGCACGCTCCGGTGCGCGTCACCGCCAACGGCGTGGTACTTCGCCACGTGCTCACGGACGCGGAACGTACGATTGCGGCCGATACCGTCGTCTTTGCTTCCGGCGGCCGCGGCGACGACGCGCTCTACGAAGCCTACGTCGCCCGCTTCGGCGATGCGAACGCTTATCTCATCGGCGACGCGTTCGCACCGCGACGGCTGCGCACGGCGATCGCAGAAGGCGCCGCCACCGGCCGCGCGCTATGA
- a CDS encoding ABC transporter substrate-binding protein — translation MTVRAAIVACVLLAVATACSHRNGGAGDTTTLRIGFSTEPHSLNPLDQYNGQELVINRLYSDTLTSFDPSGNRIVPILAARVPTRENGDVSADGKTIVFHLRRGVLWQDGTPLSSADVVFTFHQLMNPNNNPVSRFGYDEIDRIDAPDAYTVRLHLRRAFSPIVSTFFGDANAPYGILPKHLLAHYQSLERIPYDDLPIGTGPFRVVSWRRGDRIELVANPHYFLGAPRIAHITILFAHDEQTLVTMARSRELDWAAEISPTLYQAARDIPGYHIVLVAQNRWYGITFNLQRKALQDVRVRRAFELAIDKRAITNAMTYGTALPATQDLPSFLWASGRLPPSPYDPAKSRALLAQAGYSPGRPLRVELAYNSGDETARKTAVLLQSALAGAGVVLALKGYPNEMLTAPAAMGGIAYGGRFDADLGRIINGPEPDNSAEYSCDGFPPNGYNFSHYCTPEMDRLQAIATSSYDPATRRAAYVRIEALVERDLPQIPLWWPHDVHIVSDRLRHFDPNPFVETWDAWRWSLAPT, via the coding sequence ATGACGGTACGCGCCGCGATCGTCGCTTGCGTGCTGCTCGCCGTCGCGACGGCATGCAGTCACCGCAACGGCGGAGCGGGAGATACGACGACGTTGCGCATCGGCTTTTCCACCGAGCCGCACTCGCTCAATCCGCTCGATCAGTACAACGGACAAGAGCTGGTCATAAACCGGCTTTATAGCGATACGCTCACCTCGTTCGATCCGAGCGGCAACCGCATCGTCCCAATCCTTGCGGCGCGCGTTCCGACGCGTGAGAACGGCGACGTGTCGGCCGACGGCAAGACGATCGTTTTCCACTTGCGCCGCGGCGTGCTTTGGCAGGACGGCACGCCGCTTAGCAGCGCCGACGTCGTCTTCACGTTCCATCAGCTGATGAATCCCAACAACAATCCGGTCTCGCGCTTCGGCTACGACGAGATCGACCGCATCGACGCGCCCGATGCATACACCGTGCGTCTGCATCTCCGGCGTGCGTTCTCGCCGATCGTCTCGACCTTTTTCGGCGACGCCAACGCGCCGTACGGCATCCTGCCCAAGCATCTGCTCGCGCACTACCAGTCGCTCGAACGCATCCCGTACGACGATTTGCCGATCGGCACCGGTCCGTTTCGCGTCGTCTCGTGGCGCCGCGGCGACCGCATCGAGCTGGTCGCCAACCCGCACTATTTCCTGGGCGCGCCGCGCATCGCGCACATCACGATTCTCTTCGCGCACGACGAACAGACCCTCGTCACGATGGCGCGCTCGCGCGAGCTCGACTGGGCAGCCGAAATCAGCCCGACGTTGTATCAGGCGGCAAGAGATATCCCGGGCTACCACATCGTGCTCGTCGCGCAGAACCGCTGGTACGGCATCACGTTCAACCTGCAGCGCAAGGCGCTGCAAGACGTCCGCGTGCGCCGGGCTTTCGAGCTCGCAATCGACAAGCGCGCCATCACCAACGCCATGACCTACGGAACCGCTTTGCCCGCGACGCAAGATCTGCCGTCGTTTCTTTGGGCGTCGGGAAGGTTGCCGCCGAGTCCCTACGACCCGGCAAAATCGCGCGCGCTGCTCGCGCAAGCCGGCTATTCGCCGGGGCGCCCGCTGCGTGTCGAACTCGCTTACAATAGCGGCGACGAAACGGCGCGCAAGACCGCCGTGCTGCTGCAAAGCGCGCTGGCCGGCGCCGGCGTGGTGCTCGCACTCAAAGGCTATCCAAACGAAATGCTGACGGCGCCGGCAGCGATGGGCGGCATCGCGTACGGCGGCCGCTTCGACGCCGATTTGGGACGCATCATCAACGGACCCGAGCCCGACAACTCGGCGGAATACTCGTGTGACGGTTTCCCGCCCAACGGCTACAACTTCTCGCATTACTGCACGCCGGAGATGGACCGGCTGCAAGCAATCGCCACGTCATCGTACGATCCCGCGACCCGCCGGGCCGCCTACGTCCGGATCGAGGCGCTGGTCGAACGCGACCTGCCGCAGATTCCGCTATGGTGGCCGCACGACGTCCACATCGTCAGCGATCGCCTCCGGCACTTCGATCCCAATCCGTTCGTCGAAACGTGGGACGCTTGGCGCTGGTCCCTGGCGCCTACGTAA
- a CDS encoding GNAT family N-acetyltransferase — protein sequence MRTIIVAGPDAWDVVEKLVRELLTELGEEGRELGTLNPRVRTLWEARPNLMSAVIAFGDDGEPIGLLTLSEGFAIYANGLYGTILEMYVVPQARSSGVGRRLIERAVEIGHERGWSRIDVTAPESAAWDRTVRFYRSCGFSPAGPKLKKPL from the coding sequence GTGCGCACCATAATCGTCGCCGGGCCCGACGCGTGGGACGTCGTCGAGAAACTGGTGCGCGAGCTCTTAACGGAGCTGGGTGAAGAAGGGCGCGAGCTCGGCACGCTCAATCCGCGCGTTCGCACGCTTTGGGAAGCCCGCCCCAATCTCATGTCGGCCGTCATCGCCTTCGGCGACGACGGCGAGCCGATCGGCCTGCTGACGCTGAGCGAAGGCTTTGCGATCTACGCGAACGGCCTTTACGGAACGATCCTCGAGATGTACGTCGTTCCGCAAGCACGTTCGAGCGGAGTCGGACGGCGTTTGATCGAGCGCGCGGTCGAGATCGGGCACGAGCGCGGCTGGTCCCGCATCGACGTCACCGCACCGGAGTCCGCGGCGTGGGACCGAACGGTCCGGTTCTATCGCAGCTGCGGGTTCAGTCCGGCCGGACCGAAGCTGAAGAAACCGCTGTAA
- a CDS encoding TraB/GumN family protein, which translates to MKVRVFIAALLTAAALFISPPSRAIAAPALYVAKGPAGKVYLFGTVHVLRDGVQWRSPELEAAMRDSQDLYLEIADANNAPAALTSMMRAGLDRNHPLSTKISKADVALLDAVAKRYGLGSEVMFEPMQPWFAFMMLSALPSMHAGATSANGVDLQIRKAFVAAGKPIRGFETFDMQAHIFADMPQATQIVLLDYQLKNIGKQPDGAQLDTIVNAWLSGNEATLATTLQLDKATDNPIVTALLTNRNKAWATALADRLKQPGTSFVAVGAAHLAGSDGVPALLQKMGFDVSRVPIADVPATSSPSPQPSGSASPSPSPSPSPSASAAATPSATPQPKPAAITPPTGWKSQSVSLATGQVKVDRMWLDPLRRGVIITAHLDVEGLDGVGLDALDTFIHQGMVAAAGAGAVGPSKHVKICNGKQDALYTTITLKNVKEETVVTLADRAYMAQYVRRKDVPVDAAAMKALMSMCAP; encoded by the coding sequence GTGAAAGTCCGCGTTTTTATAGCGGCGCTGCTAACCGCAGCGGCGCTTTTCATTTCTCCGCCTAGTCGCGCAATCGCCGCGCCCGCGTTGTACGTCGCCAAAGGTCCGGCCGGCAAAGTGTATCTATTCGGTACCGTGCATGTGCTGCGCGACGGCGTGCAATGGCGATCGCCGGAGCTCGAAGCCGCGATGCGCGACAGCCAAGATCTCTACCTCGAAATCGCGGACGCCAATAACGCGCCGGCCGCGTTGACCTCGATGATGAGGGCCGGCCTCGATCGCAACCATCCGCTCTCGACGAAGATCTCCAAAGCCGACGTCGCGCTGCTCGATGCGGTGGCCAAGCGCTACGGCCTGGGCAGCGAAGTCATGTTCGAGCCGATGCAGCCGTGGTTTGCGTTCATGATGCTCTCGGCGCTGCCCTCGATGCACGCGGGCGCCACGTCCGCAAACGGCGTCGACTTACAGATCCGTAAAGCGTTCGTGGCGGCCGGCAAACCGATTCGTGGATTCGAAACCTTCGACATGCAGGCGCACATCTTCGCCGACATGCCGCAAGCGACGCAAATCGTGCTGCTCGACTATCAACTGAAGAACATCGGGAAGCAGCCGGACGGCGCACAGTTGGATACGATCGTAAACGCATGGCTCTCCGGTAATGAAGCGACTCTCGCCACGACGCTCCAGCTCGACAAAGCCACCGATAACCCGATCGTGACGGCGCTGCTCACCAACCGTAATAAAGCGTGGGCCACCGCGCTTGCCGACCGTTTGAAGCAGCCCGGCACGTCGTTCGTTGCGGTCGGTGCCGCGCACTTGGCCGGGTCGGACGGCGTTCCGGCGTTACTGCAGAAGATGGGCTTCGACGTATCGCGCGTGCCGATCGCCGACGTGCCGGCGACGAGCTCGCCGTCGCCGCAACCGTCGGGGTCAGCATCGCCATCGCCATCGCCATCGCCATCGCCATCGGCGTCGGCAGCGGCGACGCCCTCGGCGACCCCGCAGCCGAAACCGGCCGCGATTACGCCGCCCACCGGCTGGAAGTCGCAAAGTGTTTCACTGGCGACCGGTCAAGTAAAGGTCGATCGCATGTGGCTCGATCCGCTGCGGCGGGGCGTCATCATCACGGCGCATCTCGACGTGGAGGGGCTCGACGGCGTCGGGCTCGACGCGCTCGATACGTTCATTCACCAAGGAATGGTTGCCGCAGCCGGTGCCGGCGCCGTCGGACCGTCGAAGCACGTAAAAATCTGCAACGGCAAGCAAGACGCGCTGTACACGACGATAACGCTCAAGAACGTCAAGGAAGAAACCGTCGTAACCCTGGCCGATCGCGCCTACATGGCGCAATACGTTCGCCGCAAAGACGTGCCGGTCGATGCTGCCGCGATGAAAGCCTTGATGTCGATGTGCGCACCATAA